One part of the Parabacteroides distasonis ATCC 8503 genome encodes these proteins:
- a CDS encoding Mfa1 family fimbria major subunit (Members of this family are fimbrial shaft proteins (major subunit proteins), found in the Bacteriodetes. The family is named for Mfa1 from Porphyromonas gingivalis, and is related to but distinct from the family of FimA from the species.): MKTNNLYITLFAALAITACSKDNELPQGSAKDPNADMPDAYTSIAINIPHTTMTKAASGRAIDQGIADENKVKTLHVFIYDTDAPNTPTVAEFTVDDNSLAPKSPGSSTWVTNRAIKTKKADKYIFAAVNLNTDMVNYITANGLGSFSYNQFAQEISQLADLTNGFVMFNTSYPESTPAANLYENESLAQTNRMAIPVSRVVAKAAVFKANDFVVNGGGNMTEIKFGWRNLNKKFYFIQDKRDGIIKDYNWENYSVSDFERGSDAINTYTSTDDPVTFSYAPENSFKYSLDQTEVNGTTFISVSGVFTPDKVISTSNPSPTQPADFAIISNPNNSDKTFYVVRTADGIANYFVNGTIAQQYADLCSKNTPGMPLYNGTYILNENTFTNGICYFHIFVNANATSPQAPYNVYRNQYFKVNIHSIQAPGNPSDNFDTGEVIKSETWISTDIEITPWEVYEEDYDL; encoded by the coding sequence ATGAAAACAAACAATTTGTATATTACGTTATTTGCGGCATTAGCTATCACTGCATGCAGTAAAGATAACGAGCTTCCTCAAGGATCTGCTAAAGACCCGAATGCCGATATGCCGGACGCATATACCTCTATCGCTATCAATATTCCCCACACCACTATGACGAAAGCCGCTTCGGGCCGTGCCATTGATCAGGGAATAGCGGACGAGAACAAGGTCAAGACCTTACATGTATTTATCTACGATACCGATGCCCCAAATACTCCGACAGTTGCCGAATTTACGGTAGACGACAATTCTCTTGCCCCCAAATCTCCCGGTAGCTCCACTTGGGTAACAAACAGAGCTATCAAAACTAAAAAAGCCGATAAATATATTTTTGCAGCAGTGAACCTCAATACAGATATGGTCAACTATATCACAGCCAATGGACTCGGATCATTCAGTTACAATCAATTTGCCCAAGAAATCTCGCAACTGGCAGATCTGACAAATGGCTTTGTCATGTTCAACACGAGTTATCCGGAAAGTACCCCGGCTGCAAACTTATATGAAAATGAAAGCCTTGCCCAAACGAATCGCATGGCTATACCGGTTTCCCGCGTTGTAGCGAAAGCAGCAGTATTCAAAGCTAATGACTTTGTTGTAAACGGAGGAGGAAACATGACGGAGATAAAATTCGGTTGGAGGAACTTGAATAAAAAGTTCTATTTCATACAGGATAAAAGAGACGGGATTATCAAGGACTATAATTGGGAAAATTATTCCGTATCGGATTTCGAAAGAGGGTCGGACGCCATAAACACCTATACTTCAACGGACGATCCGGTCACTTTTTCCTACGCACCTGAGAACTCATTCAAATACAGCTTGGATCAAACAGAAGTAAACGGAACGACTTTTATTAGTGTCAGCGGAGTGTTTACGCCAGATAAAGTAATATCGACTTCAAATCCCAGCCCAACCCAACCGGCAGATTTTGCGATTATCAGTAATCCCAATAATTCCGACAAAACATTCTATGTAGTCAGAACAGCCGACGGTATTGCCAACTATTTTGTAAATGGGACTATAGCACAACAATATGCCGATCTTTGCAGTAAAAATACTCCGGGGATGCCTCTTTACAACGGAACATACATATTGAATGAGAATACATTTACAAATGGTATCTGTTACTTCCACATTTTCGTCAATGCCAATGCTACGTCACCTCAAGCACCTTATAACGTTTACCGGAATCAGTATTTTAAGGTAAACATCCATAGCATACAAGCTCCGGGAAATCCTTCAGACAATTTCGATACCGGAGAGGTGATTAAATCAGAAACATGGATAAGTACTGATATAGAAATAACTCCATGGGAAGTCTATGAAGAAGACTATGATCTATAG
- a CDS encoding FimB/Mfa2 family fimbrial subunit, with amino-acid sequence MKAYLKWIVLITWSFTMTSCIKENLPECIPDNTGIVLKFRYPTGTNTQSNKNGVDRLSVFIFDDKGIFVSQINDSLIWIDDNYELELPYKQGSYQFVTWAGYNEATYGITTCIPGQTHIEDFFLFLKRDTDNRVTDQPKLLYHGIHETVALDEHEKMIAWINLKQITNHIRVIAHNLDKDISHNIYIEDNNGKYGYSSLFAHDDPILYIPVYMRVAKESNTLTADFNVMKLDKNRIPRLQIVDETNTVCYDENLIGELLGKNPNINLENEHDFTIEISFNGYSPIDIKINGWDIKESDEM; translated from the coding sequence ATGAAAGCCTATTTAAAATGGATAGTATTAATTACATGGTCGTTCACGATGACGAGCTGTATAAAAGAAAATTTACCTGAATGCATTCCGGACAATACCGGCATCGTTCTTAAATTCCGGTATCCGACCGGTACAAATACCCAAAGTAACAAAAATGGGGTTGATCGGTTATCTGTATTCATTTTTGATGACAAAGGTATTTTCGTTTCACAAATAAATGATTCTCTGATATGGATCGATGATAATTACGAATTGGAACTTCCTTATAAACAAGGAAGTTACCAATTTGTAACATGGGCGGGTTATAACGAGGCAACCTACGGAATAACAACATGCATACCGGGTCAAACACATATAGAAGATTTTTTCTTATTCCTGAAACGGGATACGGATAACCGAGTTACAGATCAGCCCAAGTTACTATATCATGGGATACACGAGACTGTAGCATTGGATGAACACGAAAAAATGATTGCTTGGATAAATCTAAAACAGATTACAAATCATATCCGTGTTATTGCTCATAATTTGGATAAGGACATATCTCATAACATCTATATTGAAGACAACAATGGTAAATATGGATATTCATCATTGTTCGCCCATGACGATCCGATTCTTTATATACCTGTTTATATGAGGGTCGCAAAAGAGAGTAATACGTTAACCGCTGATTTCAATGTAATGAAACTTGATAAGAACCGGATACCACGTTTACAGATAGTGGATGAAACAAATACAGTTTGCTACGATGAAAACCTTATCGGAGAACTTCTTGGGAAAAATCCCAATATTAATTTAGAAAATGAACATGATTTTACAATTGAAATATCATTCAATGGTTATAGTCCGATCGATATAAAAATTAACGGTTGGGATATAAAAGAAAGCGATGAAATGTAA
- a CDS encoding SIR2 family NAD-dependent protein deacylase, producing MKKLVILTGAGMSAESGISTFRDSDGLWEKYRVEEVATPEGFAANPKLVLDFYNQRRRELLNTKPNAGHLGLAALEKDFDVRIITQNIDNLHERAGSSHVIHLHGELMKACSVRDLDTTYDLSPENPDIHLGDKDPHGNQLRPFVVWFGEAVPMIEPSIKLVEDCDIFVIIGTSLNVYPAAGLLNYVRRGQPIYLIDPKDVRTYRNDIEHIQAGASEGVKRLTELLTQN from the coding sequence ATGAAAAAGTTAGTCATACTTACCGGAGCGGGAATGAGCGCGGAAAGCGGCATCTCCACTTTCCGTGACTCGGACGGGTTATGGGAGAAATATCGTGTAGAAGAGGTAGCTACACCAGAAGGCTTCGCCGCTAACCCAAAATTGGTTCTCGACTTCTACAACCAGCGTAGAAGAGAGCTATTGAATACGAAACCTAACGCCGGTCACCTCGGCCTAGCCGCCTTGGAGAAAGATTTCGACGTACGGATCATTACCCAGAATATCGATAACTTACATGAACGTGCGGGTAGCAGCCACGTGATCCATCTGCATGGAGAGTTGATGAAGGCATGCTCCGTAAGGGATCTGGACACGACCTACGATCTATCACCGGAGAACCCGGATATTCATCTGGGTGACAAGGACCCTCACGGAAATCAGCTACGTCCTTTCGTCGTATGGTTTGGAGAGGCGGTACCCATGATAGAGCCTTCCATCAAGCTGGTGGAAGATTGTGATATCTTCGTGATTATCGGTACCTCCTTAAACGTCTATCCTGCCGCCGGATTGCTAAACTACGTGCGCCGGGGCCAACCGATCTACTTGATCGACCCGAAAGATGTACGTACTTATCGCAACGATATTGAGCATATACAGGCCGGGGCCTCGGAAGGGGTCAAGAGGCTGACCGAGTTGCTTACGCAGAATTAA
- a CDS encoding DNA methyltransferase, with protein sequence MYKRTIDNRWSFKDADTKEFTHCYHAYPAMMIPQVARALIEEYRPEDGVELLFDPYMGSGTSLVEASIKGINAIGTDLNPLARLMSHVKTTHYDLSCIRDTFSMMQALFFEYSEDKVKNKNFDNISNYTYWYSRDSLLRLSYIYQVINECVALDFADFFKVPLSETVREVSFTRNGEFKRFRMKEEKIKDFKPDVFRLFEEKVIRNINGLEEFNSIKYLCNIGIYDFNSTIEIPSDIIQPNSVDMVVTSPPYGDSRTTVAYGQFSRWANEWFNFENAKTLDNLLMGGRVQKEELFETKSIKSELDEIKSIDPKRNLEVVSFLNDYSCSIKNVASVIKSGGVVCYVVGNRTVKGVQIPLDYFTAEMFEKNGFTHIDTIVREIPNKRMPSKTSPTNVAGKKVSTMCNEYIVILEKK encoded by the coding sequence ATGTACAAAAGAACGATTGATAATAGGTGGAGCTTTAAGGATGCCGATACCAAAGAATTTACTCATTGCTATCATGCGTATCCTGCGATGATGATTCCCCAAGTAGCAAGAGCTCTAATAGAGGAATATAGGCCAGAGGATGGAGTTGAGCTACTTTTTGATCCATATATGGGAAGCGGTACATCGTTAGTTGAGGCTTCTATAAAAGGTATAAACGCGATAGGAACAGACCTTAATCCATTGGCTAGATTGATGAGCCATGTAAAAACAACCCATTATGATTTATCTTGTATCAGAGATACTTTTTCAATGATGCAAGCCTTGTTCTTTGAGTATTCTGAAGATAAGGTCAAGAATAAGAATTTCGATAATATTTCTAATTATACTTATTGGTATTCCAGAGATAGCCTTTTGCGCCTTTCTTATATTTATCAAGTAATTAATGAATGTGTGGCTTTGGATTTCGCTGATTTCTTTAAAGTTCCTCTTTCCGAGACTGTTAGAGAGGTGTCGTTTACGAGGAATGGAGAATTTAAGCGGTTTAGGATGAAGGAAGAGAAAATTAAAGACTTCAAACCGGATGTCTTTCGATTGTTTGAAGAAAAGGTTATAAGAAATATAAATGGACTTGAGGAGTTTAATAGTATAAAATATCTATGTAATATAGGTATCTATGACTTTAATAGTACTATAGAAATCCCTTCCGATATAATACAGCCGAATAGTGTTGATATGGTTGTAACCTCTCCGCCTTATGGCGATAGTAGAACAACCGTTGCTTATGGACAATTTTCAAGGTGGGCAAATGAATGGTTCAATTTTGAAAATGCTAAAACACTAGATAATCTCCTAATGGGGGGACGAGTTCAGAAAGAGGAACTTTTTGAGACTAAAAGCATTAAATCTGAACTGGACGAAATAAAGAGCATTGACCCAAAGAGAAATTTGGAAGTGGTCTCGTTTCTTAATGATTATAGCTGTTCTATAAAGAATGTCGCGTCTGTAATAAAGAGTGGTGGAGTCGTTTGTTATGTCGTAGGGAACAGAACGGTTAAGGGGGTTCAAATTCCATTAGATTACTTTACTGCTGAAATGTTTGAGAAGAATGGTTTTACACATATCGATACTATTGTTAGAGAAATACCTAACAAAAGGATGCCTTCCAAAACAAGTCCTACTAATGTGGCAGGGAAGAAGGTTAGCACGATGTGCAATGAATATATAGTCATATTGGAGAAGAAATAA
- a CDS encoding helix-turn-helix transcriptional regulator, giving the protein MIRKTEYQLEIILKIKELREANNVSQKELSNLLEVAPGLIGSIESPKFPHKYTLSQIYKICHYFNITIEQLFISEEDFSKDRDIIDLLIFNIIRYGE; this is encoded by the coding sequence ATGATTAGAAAGACCGAGTATCAACTTGAAATCATCCTTAAGATAAAGGAGCTAAGAGAGGCCAACAATGTTAGCCAAAAAGAGTTGTCGAATCTCCTCGAAGTGGCTCCGGGCTTAATAGGGAGTATAGAAAGCCCTAAATTTCCACATAAGTACACCCTTAGTCAGATCTATAAAATATGCCACTATTTCAACATTACCATAGAACAGCTATTCATATCAGAGGAAGATTTTTCCAAAGATAGAGATATTATTGACTTACTCATATTTAATATAATACGTTATGGAGAATAA
- a CDS encoding MvaI/BcnI restriction endonuclease family protein: MENKDFIISKFKEVKSLEYVPSNRANNTGIGKTFEDYIGVVENNLDEPDLAGFEIKSHRGASCSYVTLFTKSPSFPKRANAYLKDKFGTPYEDAPSINSLHTSMFANSYNTYMKKYSFKLLNNPVAKTILIGVFDLNTKELLDCSVGYTYQDIQKALTKKLKNLLYVTAQTKKEGGKELFYFNKADIYTEPSFERFISLLTDGKIMYDIRIGSYKSGPKYGMPHDHGSGFRILEANIRLLYSDHETIE; this comes from the coding sequence ATGGAGAATAAGGATTTTATTATTTCAAAGTTCAAAGAGGTTAAATCCTTGGAATATGTTCCAAGCAATAGAGCCAACAATACTGGGATTGGAAAAACATTTGAAGATTACATCGGAGTTGTCGAGAACAATTTAGACGAGCCCGATTTAGCTGGATTCGAAATAAAATCTCATCGCGGCGCTTCATGCTCTTACGTTACCCTATTCACTAAAAGCCCCTCATTTCCCAAACGTGCGAATGCTTATTTAAAAGATAAATTTGGCACACCTTATGAAGATGCACCATCTATAAATAGCTTGCATACGTCTATGTTTGCAAATAGCTATAACACATATATGAAGAAATATTCTTTTAAACTCCTAAACAACCCTGTCGCCAAGACAATATTAATAGGAGTATTTGACTTAAATACAAAAGAGCTGTTAGATTGTAGCGTAGGTTACACCTATCAAGACATTCAAAAAGCACTAACAAAGAAGCTAAAGAACTTATTATATGTAACTGCCCAAACGAAAAAAGAAGGAGGTAAGGAACTCTTCTACTTCAATAAAGCCGATATATATACAGAGCCATCATTTGAACGTTTTATATCACTCTTAACCGATGGGAAGATAATGTATGATATAAGAATCGGGAGCTATAAATCTGGCCCCAAATATGGTATGCCGCACGACCATGGGAGTGGATTCAGAATATTAGAGGCTAATATCAGACTATTATATTCTGATCACGAAACCATAGAATAA
- a CDS encoding PCMD domain-containing protein: MVVNNRLGYLFVFLGMSMALYAQRKTEAIRYGDLDQWVVRKITESAIIGKETKALYCVGPTDTIIGNRPFESKASPWGSSNVMARVSGITKASVSVYPERRDEGYCARLETGIESISAMGIMNVKVLVSGCLYLGRFLEPAKNSSETWGQIVCGIPFHQKPTSLLFDYKVKLSGDPNRIKLSGFSKRSEVDGIDMPLVNLFLQKRWEDKDGNIYAKRIGTLVIRMDENTDWVNDASFTILYGDITKRSDYKEYMGFQLGESARYSLNSKGKNVPIQEIGWGTEDDEVTHMILEFCSSHGGSYIGSPGNTFWVDNIRLGY; encoded by the coding sequence ATGGTAGTAAATAATCGGTTAGGCTATTTATTTGTCTTTTTGGGGATGAGTATGGCGCTATATGCCCAGCGAAAGACGGAAGCGATCCGTTATGGCGATCTGGATCAGTGGGTGGTACGTAAGATCACGGAATCGGCTATTATCGGGAAGGAGACGAAGGCACTTTACTGCGTTGGCCCTACGGATACGATTATCGGAAATAGACCTTTTGAGTCGAAAGCTTCGCCTTGGGGCAGTTCTAACGTGATGGCAAGGGTGAGCGGGATTACGAAAGCTAGCGTCAGTGTCTACCCCGAAAGACGGGATGAGGGGTATTGCGCACGGCTGGAGACGGGTATAGAATCGATCTCGGCGATGGGTATCATGAACGTGAAGGTGCTGGTCAGTGGATGCCTCTATCTCGGCCGTTTTCTGGAACCGGCGAAGAATTCTTCGGAGACGTGGGGACAGATCGTTTGCGGTATCCCGTTTCACCAAAAACCTACGTCCTTGTTATTCGATTATAAGGTGAAGCTCTCCGGTGATCCCAATCGTATTAAATTGAGTGGTTTTAGCAAGAGATCGGAGGTAGATGGCATTGATATGCCTTTGGTGAATCTCTTTCTTCAGAAGCGTTGGGAAGATAAGGATGGGAACATATATGCTAAGCGTATCGGTACGCTGGTAATCCGGATGGATGAAAATACGGATTGGGTAAACGATGCCAGTTTCACGATCTTATACGGCGATATCACGAAACGTAGCGATTATAAAGAATATATGGGGTTTCAACTCGGTGAGTCCGCCCGTTATAGCTTGAACAGCAAAGGCAAGAATGTGCCCATCCAAGAAATCGGCTGGGGAACGGAGGACGATGAGGTAACCCATATGATCTTAGAGTTCTGTTCCAGTCACGGAGGCTCATACATAGGGTCTCCGGGAAATACCTTTTGGGTAGATAATATCCGGTTGGGATATTGA
- a CDS encoding Na+/H+ antiporter NhaC family protein produces the protein MAEKPRTPSIAISLLPVVTLVIMLAVAIYIFRGDSLGGASQIVLLIATSICSLIAVFHCKIKWEDIEGQIARNIYGIAPSVIILLLIGTLSGSWMVSGIVPSLIYYGLQVMQTDFFLVACCLLCSIVSVMTGSSWTTIATIGIALIGIGEAQGFSTGWVAGAIISGAYFGDKMSPLSDTTVLAASVTDTPLFTHIRYMLYTTVPSMIVTLIVFSIAGFSRETADASQIAAFSEALKGSFHITPWLMIVPIVTGIMIAKKTPSIVVLFASSILAGIFALIFQPNALLEISGITDSGIIAYIKGLLMTFYDSTQIQTGNEALNSLVSTRGMAGMMNTIWLIICAMCFGGAMSASGMLESITRIFLHFMRGRTSMVASTVVSGLSLNICTADQFIAIILNSEMFKEVYKQRGFESRLLSRTTEDSVTVTSVLIPWTTCGMTQSTILGVSTWTYFPYCVFNIVSPFMSILIAATGYKIVQKTVK, from the coding sequence ATGGCAGAAAAGCCCCGGACACCCTCCATCGCGATCTCTTTACTACCCGTAGTGACATTAGTCATCATGCTGGCCGTAGCCATCTATATTTTCCGGGGCGATTCCCTTGGAGGAGCCAGCCAAATCGTATTATTGATAGCCACCTCGATCTGCTCTTTGATCGCCGTCTTTCATTGCAAGATCAAGTGGGAAGATATCGAGGGGCAAATCGCCCGTAACATCTATGGGATCGCACCGTCTGTCATCATCCTTTTATTGATCGGAACCCTATCGGGCAGTTGGATGGTAAGCGGGATCGTGCCGTCCTTGATCTATTACGGGTTGCAAGTCATGCAAACGGATTTCTTCCTCGTGGCCTGTTGCCTGCTATGCAGTATCGTATCGGTCATGACGGGTAGCTCGTGGACTACCATCGCCACCATCGGGATCGCCTTGATCGGGATTGGCGAGGCGCAAGGCTTCAGTACGGGGTGGGTAGCGGGAGCGATTATATCGGGCGCTTATTTCGGGGATAAGATGTCGCCGTTATCAGACACGACGGTATTGGCGGCCTCCGTAACGGACACGCCCCTTTTCACGCATATCCGGTATATGCTTTATACGACCGTTCCCTCTATGATCGTCACACTGATCGTATTCAGCATCGCCGGATTCTCGAGGGAGACAGCGGACGCATCCCAGATAGCCGCTTTCTCCGAAGCCTTGAAAGGCTCGTTCCATATCACGCCTTGGCTTATGATCGTACCGATCGTTACCGGAATCATGATCGCCAAGAAGACACCTTCGATCGTAGTGCTTTTCGCCTCCTCCATACTCGCCGGAATATTCGCCTTGATCTTCCAGCCAAACGCCTTATTGGAGATTTCCGGGATCACGGATAGCGGAATTATCGCCTATATCAAAGGCCTGCTGATGACTTTCTATGACAGCACGCAGATACAGACCGGCAACGAGGCCTTGAACTCTCTAGTCTCTACCCGGGGAATGGCCGGGATGATGAACACGATTTGGCTGATCATTTGCGCCATGTGTTTCGGCGGGGCCATGTCCGCTAGCGGCATGCTGGAAAGCATCACACGTATCTTCTTGCATTTCATGCGAGGCCGTACCAGCATGGTCGCCTCTACCGTCGTGTCCGGATTATCCTTGAACATCTGCACGGCGGACCAGTTTATCGCCATCATCCTGAACAGCGAAATGTTTAAAGAAGTATATAAGCAACGTGGATTCGAGAGCCGCCTGCTTAGCCGGACAACGGAAGACTCAGTCACCGTCACCTCCGTGCTGATCCCGTGGACGACTTGCGGCATGACACAATCTACAATCCTCGGCGTATCTACTTGGACTTATTTCCCTTATTGCGTCTTTAATATCGTCAGCCCGTTTATGAGCATTCTTATAGCGGCAACCGGTTATAAGATCGTCCAAAAGACTGTGAAATAA
- the nhaC gene encoding Na+/H+ antiporter NhaC → MENHLKKMPSPLLSLVPILVLVALLFVTIRTFGSDALSGGSQVVLLTTTAVASLLAMIFCKVKWRDIEEAICKNILGVATAIIILLLIGALSGSWMISGIVPTLIYYGMQIIHPSFFLASCCVICAVVSVMTGSSWTTIATIGIALMGIGEAQGFATGWVAGAIISGAYFGDKISPLSDTTVLASSVTHTPLFSHIRYMMLTTIPSMVITLIIFTIAGFTHTSNASGQIAEFAASLNESFNISLWLLIVPVVTGILIAKKVPSLITLFISTAMAGVFAIFFQPHLLQEVAGASVADASSLFKGLFMTFYGSTQIDTGNEALNSLVATRGMAGMMNTIWLIICAMCFGGSMTASGMLESLTSVFLRFMKRRVGMVASTVCSGLFLNIVTADQYISIILTGNMFKDIYKKKGYESRLLSRTTEDSVTVTSVLVPWNTCGMTQATILGVATLTYLPYCFFNLISPLMSITMAAIGFKIKQHHEEDQSIIVN, encoded by the coding sequence ATGGAAAATCATCTTAAGAAGATGCCCTCCCCTCTACTTTCACTAGTGCCTATCCTCGTGCTGGTAGCTCTTTTGTTTGTAACCATACGCACTTTTGGCAGCGACGCGTTGAGCGGCGGAAGCCAAGTCGTATTACTTACCACCACGGCGGTGGCCTCCCTTTTGGCCATGATCTTCTGCAAAGTCAAATGGCGTGATATAGAAGAGGCGATATGTAAAAACATATTGGGAGTGGCCACAGCTATAATTATCCTATTGTTGATTGGTGCTTTATCCGGTAGCTGGATGATCAGCGGTATCGTCCCGACCTTGATTTATTACGGGATGCAAATCATCCATCCGAGTTTCTTCCTTGCCTCTTGTTGCGTGATCTGCGCTGTCGTATCCGTTATGACCGGTAGCTCGTGGACTACCATCGCCACGATCGGTATCGCCTTGATGGGTATCGGCGAGGCACAGGGCTTCGCTACGGGATGGGTAGCCGGAGCGATCATCTCGGGCGCTTATTTCGGGGATAAGATCTCACCGCTCTCGGACACGACGGTATTAGCTTCTTCCGTAACGCATACCCCTTTGTTCTCCCATATCCGGTATATGATGCTTACGACAATACCGTCTATGGTGATCACGTTGATTATCTTTACCATAGCGGGTTTTACGCATACCTCGAACGCATCCGGGCAAATAGCCGAGTTCGCCGCCTCGTTGAACGAAAGTTTTAATATCTCGCTCTGGCTACTGATCGTACCGGTGGTAACGGGTATATTAATCGCCAAAAAAGTACCGTCTTTGATCACCTTGTTTATCTCGACGGCGATGGCCGGGGTGTTCGCGATCTTTTTCCAGCCTCATTTATTGCAAGAGGTAGCGGGAGCGTCGGTAGCGGATGCCTCCTCCCTGTTTAAGGGATTATTCATGACATTTTACGGGAGTACCCAGATCGATACGGGTAACGAGGCATTGAACAGCTTGGTCGCTACCCGGGGTATGGCGGGCATGATGAATACGATTTGGCTGATCATCTGCGCCATGTGCTTCGGCGGCTCCATGACGGCCAGCGGTATGCTGGAAAGCCTTACGTCTGTATTCCTTCGCTTTATGAAACGGAGGGTCGGCATGGTGGCGTCTACCGTATGTTCCGGCTTATTCTTGAATATCGTTACGGCCGACCAATACATATCCATTATCCTTACCGGAAATATGTTCAAGGATATCTACAAGAAAAAAGGATATGAGAGTCGCCTGTTAAGCCGTACGACGGAAGATTCCGTAACCGTAACGTCCGTGCTGGTACCGTGGAACACCTGCGGCATGACGCAAGCCACGATATTAGGCGTAGCGACCCTGACGTATCTTCCTTATTGCTTCTTTAACCTGATCAGTCCGTTGATGAGTATTACGATGGCCGCCATTGGCTTCAAAATAAAGCAACACCATGAAGAAGATCAGAGTATCATTGTTAACTAA
- a CDS encoding dicarboxylate/amino acid:cation symporter, with amino-acid sequence MKKIRVSLLTKVVIAIAAGVLFGQFLPGGIARIFVTFNSLFGNFLSFSIPLIILGLVTPAIGDLGKGAGKLLLITALIAYGSTVFSGFFTFLSGSAIFPHILPTNTELTAMENPEDFMLTPYFVVNMPPLMDVMTALLLSFTIGLGLSNIAGTTLRDSFTDFKEIIIKLIEVVIIPLLPLHIFGIFLNMTVSGQVMSIITMFLKVIIVIFALHVLLLLIQFTIAGAIAGKNPLRLLKNMLPAYATALGTQSSAATIPVTLAQAVKNGVRENIAIFTVPLCATIHLAGSTMKIVACAMAIMIMAGEPVTFSNFSGFIMMLGITMVAAPGVPGGAIMAALGILQSMLGFNETLQALMIALYIAMDSFGTACNVTGDGAIAVVVDKIAGKNTP; translated from the coding sequence ATGAAGAAGATCAGAGTATCATTGTTAACTAAAGTCGTTATCGCTATCGCCGCCGGCGTATTGTTCGGCCAGTTTTTACCGGGAGGAATCGCACGTATCTTTGTAACCTTCAATTCATTGTTCGGCAACTTCCTATCGTTCTCCATCCCTCTAATCATATTGGGGCTGGTGACTCCCGCTATAGGAGATCTGGGCAAAGGAGCCGGAAAGCTATTATTGATAACCGCCTTGATCGCTTACGGTTCAACAGTCTTCTCGGGTTTCTTCACGTTCCTGAGCGGATCGGCTATATTCCCGCACATACTACCGACCAACACGGAATTGACGGCGATGGAGAATCCGGAAGATTTCATGCTGACACCTTACTTCGTGGTAAATATGCCGCCTTTAATGGATGTCATGACAGCCTTGCTGCTATCCTTTACGATTGGCCTAGGGCTTTCTAATATAGCGGGAACCACCCTGCGTGACTCTTTCACGGATTTCAAGGAAATTATCATTAAGCTAATCGAGGTGGTTATCATCCCGTTATTACCGCTCCATATTTTCGGTATCTTCCTGAACATGACCGTGAGCGGACAAGTCATGAGTATTATCACGATGTTCCTCAAGGTTATCATAGTCATCTTTGCCTTACATGTATTATTGTTATTGATTCAATTCACGATAGCCGGAGCCATAGCCGGGAAGAATCCGCTCCGCCTCTTGAAGAATATGTTACCGGCCTACGCTACGGCTCTAGGGACCCAATCCTCCGCCGCCACGATTCCCGTGACACTGGCGCAGGCTGTCAAGAATGGCGTACGGGAGAATATAGCGATCTTTACCGTTCCGCTTTGCGCCACGATCCATCTGGCAGGTAGCACCATGAAAATCGTAGCTTGCGCTATGGCTATCATGATCATGGCGGGAGAACCGGTTACCTTCTCCAATTTCAGCGGATTTATCATGATGCTGGGAATTACGATGGTAGCGGCTCCGGGGGTTCCGGGAGGGGCTATTATGGCCGCTTTGGGTATCTTGCAAAGTATGCTGGGATTCAATGAGACGCTGCAAGCGTTAATGATCGCCCTTTATATTGCCATGGATAGTTTTGGCACCGCTTGCAACGTGACGGGAGATGGCGCTATCGCTGTCGTGGTGGATAAAATAGCCGGGAAAAACACCCCATAG